From Paenibacillus polymyxa, the proteins below share one genomic window:
- a CDS encoding DUF4038 domain-containing protein, with product MICLSLSMAENQRSFVKKGKPFFYLADTVWSVFTNATIEEWSDYLDYRKMQGFNVLQINMLRQWDASESDLNLQPFALLENGDFDYHTLNEAYFERAEVMIQMAVERGFIPALVLLWCNYVPDTWAEMFQKGNKMPLDCVESYVTYVVNRYSRFEPVYLISGDTDFPTERANAYYLKALETVQQLSPASLTTLHIQGRLREIPEAFEQHKGLGFYMYQSGHNSEFQHVAHEIAQHFYHKPEIRPVINGEPCYEQISYSRNVYGRYTALDARKAAWHSLLAGGGAGITYGAHGIWSWHKKGKKFGIVEGEGFDSPYDWRTALRFEGAWDYSFIKYLFEMYNLIGIKPLDIVLNKTEEIRGAGNENTLVLYIPVNTKVRLNINVQDYKFTTIDLAERRFAQTEVDVQADQSVIGMHGFESDVVIIGTK from the coding sequence GTGATTTGTTTGAGCTTAAGCATGGCTGAAAATCAAAGAAGTTTTGTGAAAAAGGGCAAGCCTTTCTTTTACTTGGCAGATACCGTCTGGAGCGTATTTACCAACGCCACTATTGAAGAGTGGAGCGATTACCTGGACTATCGAAAAATGCAGGGTTTCAACGTTTTACAGATCAATATGCTCCGACAATGGGATGCCAGCGAATCAGACCTGAATCTACAGCCATTTGCATTACTGGAAAATGGAGATTTTGACTACCATACCTTAAACGAAGCTTATTTTGAGCGGGCGGAAGTCATGATCCAGATGGCTGTCGAGCGCGGCTTTATTCCAGCACTGGTTCTGTTGTGGTGTAACTATGTACCGGATACATGGGCTGAAATGTTCCAGAAAGGCAATAAAATGCCGCTGGATTGCGTTGAAAGCTATGTAACTTATGTTGTAAACCGCTATTCCCGATTCGAGCCTGTTTATTTGATCAGCGGGGACACTGATTTTCCTACAGAACGTGCTAATGCGTACTATTTGAAGGCGCTGGAAACGGTACAACAATTAAGCCCGGCAAGCTTGACTACGCTGCATATCCAAGGGAGATTGAGGGAAATTCCTGAAGCTTTTGAGCAACACAAGGGTCTTGGATTTTATATGTATCAATCAGGACATAATTCGGAGTTTCAGCATGTCGCCCATGAGATTGCCCAGCATTTTTATCACAAGCCGGAGATACGTCCCGTCATCAATGGAGAACCTTGCTATGAACAGATCAGTTACAGCCGCAATGTGTATGGAAGATACACTGCACTAGATGCCAGAAAAGCAGCATGGCACAGTCTTCTGGCAGGCGGGGGAGCGGGAATTACCTATGGAGCGCATGGCATTTGGAGTTGGCATAAAAAAGGCAAGAAGTTCGGAATTGTAGAAGGAGAGGGCTTTGATAGTCCCTATGATTGGAGAACAGCACTGCGTTTTGAGGGCGCATGGGATTATTCCTTTATCAAATATTTGTTTGAAATGTACAACCTGATTGGCATAAAGCCGTTGGATATTGTTTTAAACAAGACAGAGGAGATCAGAGGTGCGGGGAACGAGAATACCCTCGTCTTGTATATCCCGGTTAACACGAAAGTGCGGCTAAATATCAACGTGCAGGACTACAAGTTTACAACCATTGATTTAGCGGAGAGACGATTTGCCCAAACGGAGGTGGATGTCCAGGCTGATCAATCCGTCATTGGTATGCATGGTTTTGAAAGCGATGTTGTGATCATCGGAACGAAATAA
- a CDS encoding glycosyltransferase family 4 protein yields the protein MAKEVIEIKVLFTFYIPSGGVETLNRQRCKALIQDGIECHLLYYQQGTGMQNLQGDIPVFMTSSEEEIRKLVETHRYDAIIVSSDYPMLPRLRMLGYQGILIYESQGFGTHEEAAWVVADASPYLQNYADAVLLPDTTHLVQLFSSMCPWLDRYVFPNVLDTSVFNYVPNTPPVNPVIAWVGRLEPNKNWRHFIDISYWMLQNRADLRIWMFYDDTLSQTEDKIQFENMLAQLGMSTIIERFKSVPHAKMPLYYSMIGDSGGYLLSTSLVEGFGYAVAEAMACRCPVLSSDSDGVRAFIDHNETGKFYQQGDILQAVLQGLDLMNNVPHRESIRQKGRTRIVNLLAPDKYVRSFRQMMSSLGVR from the coding sequence TTGGCAAAGGAGGTTATTGAGATCAAAGTTCTATTTACTTTTTATATACCCAGCGGTGGCGTGGAAACCTTGAACCGCCAACGCTGTAAAGCGCTCATTCAGGACGGGATTGAATGTCATCTTCTCTATTATCAGCAGGGTACAGGGATGCAAAACCTGCAAGGCGATATTCCGGTGTTCATGACTTCCTCTGAAGAAGAAATTCGAAAACTGGTGGAGACTCATCGCTACGATGCAATTATCGTCTCTTCGGACTATCCTATGCTCCCTAGACTGCGAATGTTGGGCTATCAAGGGATATTAATCTATGAATCACAAGGCTTTGGCACTCACGAAGAAGCTGCTTGGGTTGTTGCAGATGCATCTCCGTATCTTCAAAATTATGCTGACGCGGTGCTTCTCCCCGATACAACTCACCTCGTGCAGCTATTTTCCAGCATGTGTCCATGGCTTGATCGTTATGTATTTCCGAACGTATTGGATACTAGCGTATTTAATTATGTACCTAACACTCCCCCGGTTAATCCGGTCATTGCATGGGTTGGGCGGCTTGAGCCCAATAAGAATTGGCGGCATTTTATAGACATATCTTACTGGATGCTGCAAAATCGTGCCGATCTTCGGATTTGGATGTTCTATGATGACACCTTGTCGCAGACGGAGGATAAAATACAATTCGAGAACATGCTTGCTCAGCTTGGCATGTCCACGATCATTGAGCGTTTTAAAAGCGTGCCTCATGCGAAAATGCCTTTGTATTATTCCATGATTGGCGACTCGGGTGGGTATCTGCTCTCGACTTCACTGGTGGAGGGATTCGGCTACGCGGTAGCTGAGGCCATGGCCTGTCGTTGCCCGGTCTTAAGCTCTGATTCAGACGGAGTACGAGCATTCATTGACCATAACGAAACCGGCAAGTTTTATCAGCAGGGAGACATTTTACAGGCGGTACTACAAGGACTAGACCTCATGAACAACGTCCCTCATCGCGAATCTATCCGCCAGAAGGGGCGGACACGGATCGTTAACCTATTGGCGCCAGATAAATATGTGCGCTCCTTCCGGCAGATGATGAGCTCGTTGGGTGTACGGTAA
- a CDS encoding tetratricopeptide repeat-containing glycosyltransferase — protein MQPQKRYKIAVYAISKNEARFAKRWMNSMREADVVIVADTGSTDDTVALLREAGAEVHPIQVVPWRFDKARNESLRLVPDDVDICVCTDLDEVWEEGWRSRLESNWKDGTTRMLYAFTHGQPGRDTAYTWFWKEKIHTRHDYHWVRPVHEVLEYIGEGEEYSIRSEQLRLYHDPDPHKSRSQYLPLLEQSVREFPEDDRNMHYLGREYMYHARWDECITTLQQHLTMPQARWADERSASMRFIARAYKATEQWHEAARWLYRAIAEAPYLREPYTEMAQLAYHTRNWPAVYHMVEEALRISTRPDTYMQEDFCWDATLYDLGALACYELGLIHKACEFAKEATERSPEDSRLRHNYALIQSRLP, from the coding sequence ATGCAACCACAGAAACGGTACAAGATAGCGGTCTATGCCATCAGCAAAAATGAAGCCCGATTCGCCAAGCGCTGGATGAACTCCATGCGGGAAGCTGATGTTGTCATTGTAGCCGACACCGGTTCTACAGACGACACCGTTGCTCTACTGCGCGAGGCGGGTGCAGAGGTACATCCTATTCAGGTAGTCCCTTGGCGTTTTGACAAGGCTCGCAATGAGTCCCTGCGGCTGGTCCCTGATGATGTAGATATTTGTGTCTGTACAGATCTGGATGAAGTCTGGGAGGAGGGATGGCGGTCGCGCCTGGAAAGCAACTGGAAGGATGGAACGACTCGAATGCTGTATGCCTTTACACATGGACAGCCTGGAAGGGATACCGCTTATACATGGTTCTGGAAAGAAAAAATACACACTCGTCATGACTACCACTGGGTACGCCCGGTTCATGAAGTGCTTGAATATATTGGGGAAGGCGAAGAATACAGCATCCGATCAGAGCAACTCCGCTTGTATCATGATCCCGATCCGCACAAGTCACGCAGCCAATACCTTCCACTGCTAGAGCAGTCTGTACGTGAATTTCCCGAGGATGATCGCAATATGCATTACTTGGGGCGAGAATATATGTATCATGCCCGTTGGGACGAATGCATCACTACGCTGCAACAACATCTTACCATGCCACAGGCGCGCTGGGCCGATGAACGCAGCGCTTCGATGCGTTTTATCGCTAGAGCGTATAAGGCAACTGAACAATGGCATGAGGCTGCACGTTGGTTATACCGTGCTATTGCGGAAGCACCCTATTTACGTGAACCTTACACGGAAATGGCTCAGCTTGCCTATCATACACGGAACTGGCCCGCCGTCTATCATATGGTCGAAGAAGCGCTGCGCATTTCGACACGACCAGATACGTATATGCAAGAGGATTTTTGCTGGGATGCTACTTTGTATGATCTTGGAGCCCTCGCTTGCTATGAGTTGGGCCTAATACACAAAGCCTGTGAATTTGCGAAAGAAGCAACAGAACGCTCTCCGGAAGATTCTCGCCTTCGCCATAATTATGCGCTAATTCAATCCAGGCTTCCATAG
- a CDS encoding glycosyltransferase family 2 protein yields MISISLCMIVKNDQHTIGPCLESVHHIVDEINIVDTGSQDRTIDICRSFTDRIFPFEWVDHFALARNYSFEQATQEYILWLDADDILKEQDAIKLLELKHTLDSSAISTVDAVSMKYHYAFDDHGNVTLHFRRNRLVRRSAGFRWHGAVHEYLAVDGNILHADIAITHTRTHTHTPGRNLRIYEKQLAQGHDFSPRDRYYYANELRDNGRYEQAVQAYRDFLNTEQGWVEDAISACGKMADCLQQLGKLEESITAALRSLTFDTPRAELCCRMGHYFLHKNEIPKAVYWYDMATTLNPPNTLGPVQDAYQTWFPHIQLCICHFRLKDYTRANWHNEQAATYVPNDPHVQHNRQYFSSILNPSQ; encoded by the coding sequence TTGATCAGCATCAGCCTGTGCATGATCGTCAAAAATGACCAACATACCATCGGCCCTTGCCTTGAATCGGTCCATCATATTGTAGATGAAATCAACATCGTGGACACAGGTTCACAGGATCGGACCATTGACATATGTCGCAGCTTTACAGATCGGATTTTTCCGTTTGAATGGGTAGATCATTTTGCCCTTGCACGTAACTATTCATTTGAGCAAGCTACGCAGGAGTACATTCTCTGGCTGGATGCCGATGACATTTTGAAGGAGCAGGATGCTATCAAGCTGCTTGAGCTAAAGCATACTCTTGATTCCTCAGCTATATCAACCGTGGATGCAGTGTCCATGAAGTATCATTATGCCTTCGATGATCATGGCAATGTCACCCTGCATTTTCGTCGGAATCGCTTGGTCAGACGGTCGGCCGGGTTCCGTTGGCATGGAGCCGTGCATGAGTATCTCGCCGTAGACGGAAATATTCTACATGCGGATATTGCCATAACTCACACCAGAACACATACCCATACCCCGGGCCGAAATCTGCGAATTTATGAGAAGCAGCTCGCCCAAGGCCATGACTTCTCTCCCCGCGACCGCTACTATTACGCTAACGAGCTTAGAGACAATGGAAGATATGAGCAGGCCGTGCAGGCTTACCGAGACTTTCTAAACACCGAACAAGGCTGGGTAGAGGACGCAATTAGTGCATGTGGCAAAATGGCTGACTGTCTGCAACAACTCGGCAAGCTGGAGGAAAGTATTACCGCGGCTCTCCGTAGCCTGACCTTCGATACGCCTAGAGCGGAGCTTTGTTGTCGGATGGGTCATTATTTTTTGCATAAAAATGAGATTCCCAAAGCCGTTTACTGGTACGACATGGCTACCACTCTGAATCCTCCTAACACGCTGGGCCCGGTACAAGACGCATACCAAACATGGTTTCCTCATATCCAGCTATGCATTTGCCATTTTCGGCTAAAAGACTATACACGTGCGAACTGGCACAATGAGCAAGCAGCCACGTACGTTCCCAATGACCCGCATGTCCAGCATAATCGACAATATTTCAGCTCAATCCTGAACCCTTCCCAATAG
- a CDS encoding NTTRR-F1 domain, which translates to MSVLFTNLVSNGDFETGSTLFWNAVNVTVTNLSVKKTNFYSAIMAGGAADASLSQVVFATPGESYTLSLSAAKIGNLVNPQINIFLYYYDTNFNFLGTGLTTYLSAGTLPDAVNGTWQSLYEVTAPVPANATYAFLVITKNATANTADIAIDSVALVKASAAGAVGPTGPAGPTGATGASGDAGATGPAGPTGATGDVGATGPAGPTGATGDTGATGPAGPTGATGDVGATGPAGPTGATGDTGATGPAGPTGATGDVGATGPAGPTGATGNTGATGPAGPTGATGDTGATGPAGPTGATGDVGATGPAGPTGATGNIGATGPAGLTGATGDTGATGPAGPTGATGDVGATGPAGPTGATGDVGATGPAGPTGATGDTGATGPAGPTGATGDVGATGPAGPTGATGDIGATGPAGPTGATGDVGATGPAGPIGPIGPIGDTGPVGPTGDTGDIGATGPTGPTGATGDVGATGPAGPIGPIGPIGDTGPVGPTGDTGPIGPTGPTGPFGLGFTGPIGPTGPIGPTGPTGPTGPTGPTGL; encoded by the coding sequence ATGAGTGTATTATTTACCAATCTAGTTTCTAACGGCGACTTCGAGACCGGATCAACCCTTTTTTGGAACGCTGTCAATGTCACCGTCACTAACTTATCCGTGAAAAAGACAAACTTTTATAGTGCGATCATGGCAGGAGGCGCGGCAGATGCATCTCTTTCCCAGGTCGTTTTTGCCACACCAGGCGAAAGCTATACGTTAAGCCTTTCAGCTGCGAAAATAGGAAACTTGGTCAATCCTCAAATCAACATTTTTCTGTACTACTATGACACAAACTTTAACTTCCTTGGCACGGGGCTGACTACCTATTTGAGCGCAGGCACATTACCGGATGCTGTGAATGGAACATGGCAAAGCCTGTATGAAGTAACAGCTCCTGTTCCAGCGAATGCTACCTATGCATTTTTGGTTATTACCAAAAATGCCACAGCTAACACTGCTGATATAGCCATTGATTCCGTTGCCCTTGTTAAAGCAAGTGCAGCTGGAGCTGTGGGACCAACCGGACCTGCTGGGCCAACTGGTGCTACAGGCGCTAGCGGCGATGCAGGTGCTACGGGGCCTGCCGGACCTACGGGTGCCACGGGCGACGTTGGCGCTACGGGACCTGCTGGACCTACAGGTGCCACAGGCGACACAGGCGCTACGGGGCCTGCCGGACCTACGGGTGCCACAGGCGACGTTGGCGCTACGGGACCTGCTGGACCTACAGGTGCCACAGGCGACACAGGCGCTACGGGGCCTGCCGGACCTACGGGTGCCACGGGCGACGTTGGCGCTACGGGACCTGCTGGACCTACAGGTGCCACAGGCAACACAGGCGCTACGGGACCTGCTGGACCTACAGGTGCCACAGGCGACACGGGCGCTACGGGGCCTGCCGGACCTACGGGTGCCACAGGCGATGTTGGCGCTACGGGGCCTGCCGGACCTACAGGTGCTACGGGTAACATTGGCGCTACCGGACCTGCCGGACTTACGGGTGCCACGGGTGACACGGGCGCTACGGGGCCTGCCGGACCTACGGGTGCTACGGGCGACGTTGGCGCTACTGGACCTGCCGGACCTACGGGTGCTACGGGCGACGTTGGCGCTACGGGACCTGCTGGACCTACAGGTGCCACAGGCGACACAGGCGCTACGGGGCCTGCCGGACCTACGGGTGCCACAGGCGACGTTGGCGCTACGGGACCTGCTGGACCTACAGGTGCCACAGGCGACATTGGCGCTACCGGACCTGCCGGACCTACAGGTGCTACGGGCGACGTTGGCGCTACGGGGCCTGCTGGACCTATCGGACCTATCGGGCCTATTGGCGACACTGGACCTGTCGGACCTACGGGCGACACGGGCGACATTGGCGCTACCGGACCTACCGGACCTACAGGTGCTACGGGCGACGTTGGCGCTACGGGGCCTGCTGGACCTATCGGACCTATCGGGCCTATTGGCGACACTGGACCTGTCGGACCTACGGGCGACACGGGACCGATTGGACCAACTGGACCGACCGGGCCATTTGGTCTTGGATTTACAGGTCCAATTGGACCGACCGGACCTATCGGGCCTACGGGGCCGACTGGACCGACCGGACCTACAGGACCGACCGGACTCTAA
- a CDS encoding ABC transporter ATP-binding protein — MQHFRWESSIGKITNNERVKHVLKVQQVSKWYEGNRGVHKLDFEMQRGEIVGFLGPNGAGKTTTMRMITGYLQPNEGVITIDGIPIQDKGRQARSKIGYLPEMPPLYGDMSVRSYLKFVASIRDVPAREQKLRISEMISRLGLNGREKQLVRSLSKGYKQRLGLAGAIIHNPDLLVLDEPTSGLDPNQILEIRQLIQEIGENHTVLLSTHILPEVDALCNRVLIIHEGKLVMDGRPDALGGSMEDGFKVKVEVKGKREQVMDVLRAWGKVQVEPSSPTLPSANTKLAVTEQDLTGLLLTGASNEDFREELFFVLSDAKLPIMEMKKENISLENIFQQLTTRETEEGGGDDPAVHVLHTSKNEATVNTVDHGEALASDNKVDEDKDTGGKQS; from the coding sequence ATGCAACATTTTAGGTGGGAGAGCAGCATAGGGAAGATCACGAACAATGAAAGGGTGAAACATGTGCTCAAAGTACAACAGGTGAGCAAGTGGTATGAGGGCAACCGGGGCGTACATAAGTTGGATTTTGAAATGCAGCGCGGTGAAATTGTTGGTTTCCTGGGGCCAAATGGTGCGGGTAAAACGACGACAATGCGTATGATTACAGGGTATCTTCAGCCAAACGAGGGAGTAATTACGATCGACGGTATCCCGATTCAGGATAAAGGCAGACAGGCTCGTTCCAAAATTGGTTATCTGCCGGAGATGCCTCCTTTGTATGGGGATATGTCTGTAAGATCCTACCTAAAGTTTGTAGCTAGTATTCGGGACGTGCCTGCGCGAGAGCAGAAGCTGCGTATTTCAGAGATGATATCCCGATTGGGTCTGAATGGACGTGAAAAACAATTGGTCCGCAGCTTGTCCAAAGGGTATAAACAGCGCTTAGGACTGGCAGGTGCGATTATTCACAACCCGGACTTACTAGTGCTGGATGAACCGACTTCGGGTTTGGACCCCAATCAGATTTTGGAGATTCGTCAGCTCATTCAGGAGATTGGTGAAAATCATACGGTATTGCTCAGCACGCATATTTTGCCTGAGGTGGATGCTTTGTGCAATCGGGTTCTGATCATCCACGAAGGCAAACTGGTCATGGACGGGCGTCCTGACGCGCTCGGCGGTTCGATGGAAGACGGATTCAAGGTGAAGGTGGAGGTCAAAGGCAAGCGTGAGCAGGTAATGGATGTCCTACGAGCTTGGGGAAAAGTACAAGTTGAACCTTCGTCACCTACTCTGCCTTCAGCGAATACGAAGCTGGCTGTCACAGAGCAGGATTTGACTGGATTGTTGCTTACAGGAGCTTCTAATGAGGATTTTCGCGAAGAACTGTTTTTTGTGCTGTCGGATGCGAAGCTTCCGATTATGGAAATGAAAAAAGAAAACATAAGCTTGGAAAACATCTTCCAGCAATTAACGACCCGCGAGACGGAAGAAGGTGGAGGCGACGATCCAGCGGTTCATGTTCTACATACCTCTAAGAATGAAGCAACGGTCAACACGGTGGATCATGGAGAAGCCTTGGCCAGCGATAACAAGGTCGATGAAGACAAGGATACAGGAGGTAAACAGTCATGA